The following nucleotide sequence is from Moorena sp. SIOASIH.
CGATGCGTTGCGAATATAATCAATGGAGTTAAAGTGAGCCAATAGCTGTTTTTGCCGCTGAAATCCCAATCCAGGAATCTCATCTAAACGGGAACGATTTAACTGACTACTTCTTTGTTTCCGATGAAAATTCACCGCAAAGCGATGAGCCTCATCTCTGACCCTGCGCAAAAGTTGTAATCCTGGTTGCTCGGGATGAGTTAGTAGGGGTAATGGTTCCCCTGGTAAAAATAGTTCTTCGTACTGTTTAGCTAAGCTTACCACAGGCACTTCTTCTTGTAAATTTAGCTCTTGCAATACTGCTAAAACTGCTGAGAGCTGTCCTTTTCCGCCATCAATCATTACTAAATCAGGCCAATCTTTTCTGAGTATTGATTGTTGATTGTTGAGTTTGGGTTGTTGAGTTTGGGTTGTTGAGTTTGGGTTGTTTAGTGTTGAGTGTTTAGTGTTGCTTGTTGAGTTTTGATTATCTGCTAGTTCTGGTTCGAGTTGACTTTTTTTGAAGCGACGGCGAATCACCTCAGCAAGGCTAGCAAAATCATCGGAGTGACCGACAGTGATATTAGGATTTTTGATCTTGTAGTGACGGTAGTGCTGCTTGGCTGGTGTGCCATCTAGAAACACTACCTGAGAAGCCACTGCATTGCTCCCCTGGATGTGGGAAATGTCATACCCTTCTATGCGCCGTGGTAAATCCGGTAAGTCAAGAATGTTAGCTAAATCCTCCATGGCTTTGGTGTTGCGGTCAACCAATCGCTGGGTGCGTTCCAGTTCATAGTTAGCATTGCGCTTGACCATTTCAATCAGTTCAGCTTTGGTTTGCCGTTGGGGAGTGAGTATAGTCACATTTCGACCTTTGCTCCGGCTCAAATAGTCAGCCAACATCTCCCCATCGGGTAACGGGTGTTGCACCAAAATTTCTGTGGGGATTTCCACCGCATCAGCAGTTTGGTAATGCTCTTCTAAAGCCCGTTGTAAAATTGCTCCAAGTTCTATCCCCCCATTCCCTTGAGGAGCTACATCGGCAAAAAATCCCAAGCGCCCGACTAAGTGACCAGCACGGATCTGAAATAGTTGGATGCAAGCATGTTTGGCATCAGCCGCTAGTGCGATCGCATCTCGTGATACAGTATCGTCAGGTAAGGCTACTTTTTGGTCTGTACTCAGGGAATTAAGTCCAGTAATCTGATCCCTAATCCGCGCTGCTAGCTCAAAGTTAAGGGATTCTGCTGCTTGTTCCATATTGGCCGTCAGCATCTCAATTAGTTCCCCAGTACGCCCTTGAAAAACCATAGCGATTTTCTGGATGGTTTGACGGTACTCTTCCGGTGTAATTAGTTTTTGACACACACCAGGACA
It contains:
- the uvrC gene encoding excinuclease ABC subunit UvrC; this translates as MSSKPLIQDPEPLESRLKEIPLEPGVYLMRDHSASILYIGKSRKLRTRVRSYFRDSQPLSPRIAMMVGQVTDIEFIVTDTEAEALALEANLIKQHQPYYNVLLKDDKKYPYVAITWSEDYPRIFITRKRRMGNKQDKYYGPYVDVKLLRNTLALVKQIFPIRQRPRPLFKDRPCLNYDLGRCPGVCQKLITPEEYRQTIQKIAMVFQGRTGELIEMLTANMEQAAESLNFELAARIRDQITGLNSLSTDQKVALPDDTVSRDAIALAADAKHACIQLFQIRAGHLVGRLGFFADVAPQGNGGIELGAILQRALEEHYQTADAVEIPTEILVQHPLPDGEMLADYLSRSKGRNVTILTPQRQTKAELIEMVKRNANYELERTQRLVDRNTKAMEDLANILDLPDLPRRIEGYDISHIQGSNAVASQVVFLDGTPAKQHYRHYKIKNPNITVGHSDDFASLAEVIRRRFKKSQLEPELADNQNSTSNTKHSTLNNPNSTTQTQQPKLNNQQSILRKDWPDLVMIDGGKGQLSAVLAVLQELNLQEEVPVVSLAKQYEELFLPGEPLPLLTHPEQPGLQLLRRVRDEAHRFAVNFHRKQRSSQLNRSRLDEIPGLGFQRQKQLLAHFNSIDYIRNASVKQLAEVPGIGLRLSKEIYHYFHP